The genomic region AAAATGAATAGCTAGAGATCTCAGTATTTTCGCACGAAAGTATGTATTGTATTATCGTACTTGTCGTTTGTGGGGCAGCCTTTGGTACAGCAACTAAAGACGCACTACAATCGTCAGGAATTCTAAATGGAATACTGCTTCGAATTGTGTAGCGACATACAGAACAGCAGATCTTCCTCTTAAACAAGTCCCCATGCGCCCAGCGCGACTGGATGACCTTGCCGGCATCTCGAATGCTGAGACCTTCTGTGCTATAAGGGCCAGCATATACATGGACCGTATGGAGGCAAAAGGCGATAAGTGTAAGCGGGTTCATCGTATGTAGTAGGCAAGAGTATATATGTAATGAAGTGGGAGTAATGGGGTTCTTCGAGTCGAAGAGTATCCTATATAAGATATGTACGAGAGCACTGCAGAGGACTATGGCCGACTAGACAGTTTCTATTACTAAAGTGTACTATGAGGGACTGGCGCGTGTTTGGGGTTATCCATGCAAGCTTATCTCTTTTGTTGTGTAGTAGAGCTACATTTTCCGAGGGTACTTATACGGCCGTAGTAAATCAATGATCACGCCTTAGATCTAGACCTCTACGCCCCTAGGCATAGATTTACTAGTAACTACTTTGGAAAAATGTAATACTTGATTCGTAGGAGCTACCCATAACTGCAGGGAGGCTGCTAGGGCCTGTGGAGTAACACAAGCTAGCCCTGACAAAGTCTTTCGTTAAAGTTCATAGCGTCATTAGTCCCTGGTATATTGTCATTGATATGTATGTCGTTTGAGCTGCAGTGTAAAAAGTCTCTAGTGTAGCATTATCGATAGGCGAGAGTGATCTTAGCTACTCGATCCTCCCTAACACTCGTACTTGTGATTCTGTGCCCTCTTTCGTGTTGGACACAGCCGCTCGGAATGTTGAACGACCAGCGGCGAGATTCTAAAGAATCCCTCCCTTTTATTGGAACAGAAGAAGCGGAGACTGTTGATCGGTATACATCTCTTGGAACTGGGAAAAGGAGTCTGAATAGCCCGAAAATAGCCCTCGCGGCTGTCACTGGACTTCTCCTCGGTCTTGGAACAGGCCTCACGCTAGCTCTGCTATTACAGACACATCTGAGATGTCAAGCAAGCACACTATGTGTATGTCGTCAGGAAGAAACATCGCCACTATTGGATGACATAACGATCAAGTATCATGAACAGACGTTTAATGGGTCTTTTGTACAtcggactatatatcgacaAGATGCGAGCCCGACGGTGGATGCTGCATGGGATGCACTTGGAGTAAACTGTAAGTCGGCAGCAACGAAAAACCTCGAGAGTGCAAAGTCTTACTGACTGCCTATGTGTAACAGTCGTTGGTGTCCTTATCTCTCGGGAACAAGCCTCTCGACATAGTATACCACAGCATTGGGCACATATGCCACAAGAATATGGTGGGCAATACGTCGTAAACGCGCAAGTACACCATCATTTACATTGCTTGGTAACGTACTATCCGGTCACGAAGAAAGTCACTAGCATTAACTTGAACGACGTAGGATCTACTGCGAAAGGGCCTCTACTTCAACATCGACTACTACAGGAGCCTAGGCAAAGGGGCATTTAAGAACAGGCCAGCTGTCCTAAAAGCACACATTAGTAAGTTCTTTGTGTAACTTTGCGGTAATATGTGAACTAACAGACTTTTATTACAGCGCACTGCCTTGACTCTCTACGACAATTGCTAATGTGTAATGCCGATGTAGGCGTTGCTGGGTGGATTTGGGTTCGAAACACGCCGACTAGCGAACCATTCCTATTTCCTGACTTCAACTCAGCGGTACACCA from Fulvia fulva chromosome 2, complete sequence harbors:
- a CDS encoding Ecp37 → MNPLTLIAFCLHTVHVYAGPYSTEGLSIRDAGKVIQSRWAHGDLFKRKICCSCVFSCCTKGCPTNDNYSFYKELDEAEFPGDKHEE